The following proteins come from a genomic window of Mustela lutreola isolate mMusLut2 chromosome 6, mMusLut2.pri, whole genome shotgun sequence:
- the ZSCAN31 gene encoding zinc finger and SCAN domain-containing protein 31 yields the protein MASVEEQEGLKIVKVEEDVIWDQETCLRENSFSTQEASRQLFRHFCYQETPGPREALSRLRELCRQWLRPETHSKEQIVELLVLEQFLTILPEALQARVREQQPESGEQAVAVVEDLERELSEPKNQALAHEHGPSETLSEDVPHLKAKQDSVAIQLQSIVTQLQGESLSPHRLGERGCEPVPERQELASKQEVLKEVEHFGNRRLPGDVPVDCKYRELCAPQSRVEKQRGQAAGERRHRCSECGKGFTQSSVLVQHRRTHTGEKPYECEECGKTFSQRSGLIEHQRSHTGEKPYKCKECGKAFSASNGLIRHRRIHTGEKPYECEACGKAFRLSSYLAQHQRIHTGEKRYRCPECGKAFSQNAGLFQHLRVHTGEKPYPCGQCGKRFSRRTLLVKHQRSHTGERPFACEQCGKAFGHHCNLVRHFRTHTVAKLASLRAPPDP from the exons ATGGCTTCAGTAGAGGAGCAGGAGGGACTGAAGATTGTGAAGGTGGAGGAAGACGTGATCTGGGACCAGGAAACCTGCCTTCGAGAGAACAGCTTTTCTACCCAGGAGGCCTCCCGCCAGCTTTTTAGGCACTTTTGTTACCAAGAGACCCCTGGGCCCCGAGAAGCGCTGAGCCGGCTGCGGGAGCTCTGCCGCCAGTGGCTGCGGCCCGAGACGCACAGCAAGGAGCAGATCGTGGAGCTGCTGGTGCTGGAGCAGTTCCTGACCATCCTGCCCGAGGCGCTGCAGGCCCGGGTGCGGGAGCAGCAGCCGGAGAGCGGGGAGCAGGCGGTAGCTGTGGTTGAAGATCTGGAAAGGGAGCTTAGTGAGCCCAAGAACCAG GCCCTGGCTCACGAACATGGCCCTTCTGAGACGCTCTCAGAGGATGTGCCGCATTTGAAGGCCAAGCAGGACTCGGTAGCCATCCAGCTTCAGTCCATCGTGACACAGCTCCAGGGTGAATCTTTGAGTCCCCACAGACTCGGAGAACGAG GTTGTGAACCTGTACCTGAACGCCAGGAGCTGGCATCGAAGCAGGAAGTCTTGAAGGAAGTGGAACACTTTGGAAACCGCAGACTGCCCGGAGATGTCCCCGTAGATTGTAAGTACAGAGAACTTTGTGCACCGCAGAGCAGAGTGGAAAAGCAGAGGGGACAGGCGGCCGGAGAGAGACGGCACAGGTGCAGTGAGTGTGGGAAAGGCTTTACTCAGAGCTCAGTCCTCGTCCAGCACCGGAGAACCCACACGGGGGAGAAGCCCTACGAGTGCGAAGAATGCGGGAAGACCTTCAGCCAGAGGTCGGGCCTGATCGAGCACCAGCGGAGCCACACCGGAGAGAAACCCTACAAGTGTAAGGAGTGCGGCAAAGCCTTCAGCGCCAGCAACGGCCTCATCAGACACAGGAGGATCCACACGGGGGAGAAGCCGTACGAGTGCGAGGCGTGCGGGAAGGCCTTCCGCCTGAGCTCGTATCTCGCGCAGCACCAGAGGATCCACACCGGGGAGAAGCGCTACCGCTGCCCCGAGTGCGGGAAGGCCTTCAGCCAGAACGCGGGGCTCTTCCAGCACCTGCGCGTGCACACCGGAGAGAAGCCCTACCCGTGCGGCCAGTGCGGCAAGCGCTTCAGCCGGAGAACGCTGCTCGTCAAGCACCAGAGGAGCCACACCGGCGAGCGGCCGTTCGCCTGCGAGCAGTGCGGGAAGGCCTTCGGCCACCACTGCAACCTCGTTCGGCAT